From the genome of Etheostoma spectabile isolate EspeVRDwgs_2016 chromosome 10, UIUC_Espe_1.0, whole genome shotgun sequence, one region includes:
- the LOC116696876 gene encoding charged multivesicular body protein 1b → MSNMEKHLFNLRFATKELQRNSKKCDKEEKAEKAKVKQAIQKGNMETAKIHAENAIRHKHQSINFLRMSARVDAVASRVQTAVTMNQVSKSMSGVVKSMDATLKTMNLEKISALMDKFESQFETLDVQTAQMEDTMGNTTTLTTPQNDVDALLHEMADEAGLDLNLELPSGQISSLASSVASTEQDELSQRLSRLRDQVS, encoded by the exons ATGTCGAATATGGAGA AACACTTGTTTAACCTCAGGTTTGCTACCAAGGAGCTCCAACGCAACTCCAAGAAATGTGACAAAGAGGAAAAGGCAGAGAAGGCTAAAGTGAAGCAG GCTATCCAGAAGGGCAACATGGAGACGGCTAAGATCCACGCAGAGAATGCCATCCGTCATAAGCATCAGTCCATTAACTTCTTGAGGATGAGCGCACGTGTCGATGCTGTGGCTTCAAGGGTGCAGACTGCTGTCACTATGAACCAG GTATCTAAATCCATGTCTGGAGTGGTCAAGTCCATGGATGCCACACTGAAAACTATGAACTTAGAGAAG ATCTCTGCATTGATGGACAAGTTTGAAAGCCAATTTGAAACGCTGGACGTGCAGACAGCTCAGATGGAAGACACGATGGGCAACACCACCACTCTGACAACACCCCAG AATGACGTGGACGCGCTGTTGCATGAGATGGCTGATGAAGCAGG GTTGGATCTCAACCTGGAGCTTCCTTCAGGCCAGATCTCCTCCCTGGCTTCATCTGTGGCATCAACAGAGCAG GATGAGCTCTCCCAGAGGCTGTCCAGACTGCGAGACCAGGTGTCATAA
- the tent5d gene encoding cell surface glycoprotein 1 isoform X1, with the protein MLQQQGSSMSETKSNQRFHSLNTEQVEVLHQVLSEVVPIHGRGNFPTLELRPRDIIIAVRARLQKLGITVRDVRLNGSTASHVLVRDNGTSYKDLDIIFGVELPSQEEFQVIKESVLGCLLDCLPAGVNRERISSATMKEAYVQKMVKVFTEHDRWSLISLSNNSGKNLELKFVSTLRRQFEFSVDSFQIILDRLLESYMQQEAPLKNNTVDVMDQPAAHQNKDCPSLLQQATASETEKTSGRDSSSKEGSHVSQTQQRDEVHEKESQTEHTQLSNQTKDSTVEKHNKEKTPVELKEVSGHNEAFNETDSSDQTSPNLLSEKEQSSEKAEPAAQTELRHEPELHDVSRCLTEVEQSEQTKTCDGQQPAHSDDKELSAHNEQSNHPNPPDDQNELTEQTGQFEPPTGSNKAQTESPNLADECHSKECFSEDQRRDEKDKNQLGSDSSTSLHAKTETQLADVTGEPGQRKKETERSEMTEEILASEAKNAEDTQSSDCSCSTSCISLTLYNTEPAGTHDAPEIHSTPHTDRSEKTPNTRDGVSPPHTQENLPAPASLVPDKKTSSSPSCKASERLSHMVVLKHSSPKPPRKMCRKVTTNPDPSPVSETELVIEPGLVPNFCPSPEPEIAFEPTGPSPDPTTTQPTSFSTETNPGPEPTPSCNIASNLDLTSAPDPAPDIIFTSAVDPTPALPQEPPPPQLITERSCETSIQSVKETPSTQVACDEQSQPSPSETTCAPKQSEPLDSVTTLVSHTDTSRSNTPDPTHNSEVELSDEDEIREPQTKKVGLNQSKGCQQDNTLSSPSSSHCLTPPVLSLSPPCFTPSPPSLSPPPCLTPPSHCLAPLPLNTVSPATSFSSPPLSISPTSSCLSSPPYLTPPMLSPSPPPLCLSPPSPCLSPPLLCLTPPVESEDLVPQESSDMEPLIVNKDSKEQIKESSPQPGTPLLQLEDIKEKDYISSLPQVAEPVSFPITIPSSSSHVPPLSQSEDPGVSGPPKADEARSPVPESKEAPKVPAVMPEQSSAPQTSCSVPAVEVLAESMYGDFEAAMDHLRYRLIATRNPEEIRGGGLLKYSNLLVRDYRPASETQIKTLERYMCSRFFIDFPDVQEQQRKILSYLKNHFIGEERSKYQYLMTLRRVVDDSTVCLMGHERRQTLNMITVLALKVLGEQNIIPNTDHVTCFYQPAPYMADHSAPYLAEPSYCSYYIPQGGSTLLYQPYPLHLHTQTGLV; encoded by the exons ATGCTGCAGCAACAG GgcagcagcatgtctgaaactaAATCCAATCAGCGGTTCCACAGCCTGAACACCGAGCAGGTGGAAGTTCTCCATCAGGTTTTGTCAGAGGTGGTTCCAATCCACGGCCGCGGGAACTTCCCCACGTTGGAGTTGCGTCCCCGAGACATCATCATAGCTGTGCGGGCTCGGCTGCAGAAGCTGGGAATCACAGTGAGAGATGTTCGCCTGAACGGCTCCACGGCCAGCCACGTCCTCGTCCGAGACAACGGAACCAGCTACAAGGACCTGGACATCATCTTTGGAGTGGAGCTGCCCAGTCAGGAGGAGTTCCAG GTGATCAAGGAGTCAGTGCTGGGCTGCTTGCTGGACTGCCTACCTGCTGGGGTCAACAGGGAGCGGATCAGCAGCGCCACAATGAAGGAGGCCTATGTCCAGAAAATGGTCAAGGTCTTCACTGAGCACGACCGCTGGAGCCTCATCTCGCTCTCAAACAACAGTGGCAAAAACCTTGAGCTCAAATTTGTGAGCACGCTGAGGCGGCAGTTTGAGTTCAGCGTCGACTCCTTCCAGATCATCCTGGATCGTCTCCTAGAGTCCTACATGCAGCAGGAGGCCCCCCTGAAGAACAATACCGTTGATGTAATGGACCAACCTGCAGCCCATCAAAATAAAGACTGTCCCTCTTTGCTCCAACAGGCCACTGCTTCGGAAACAGAGAAGACCTCTGGTAGAGACTCATCCAGCAAAGAGGGGTCACATGTCAGCCAGACACAACAGAGAGATGAGGTGCATGAAAAGGAGTCCCAGACAGAACACACTCAACTATCAAACCAGACAAAAGACTCCACAgttgaaaaacacaacaaagagaaaacaccCGTGGAGCTGAAAGAAGTGTCCGGACACAATGAAGCCTTCAATGAGACGGACTCCTCAGACCAGACGTCTCCAAACCTTTTGTCAGAAAAGGAACAAAGTTCTGAGAAAGCTGAACCAGCAGCTCAGACTGAACTCCGACACGAGCCGGAGCTCCATGACGTGTCCAGATGTTTGACAGAGGTAGAACAGTCAGAGCAAACCAAGACGTGTGATGGCCAACAACCAGCACATTCAGATGACAAGGAACTCTCTGCCCACAATGAACAGTCCAACCACCCAAACCCCCCCGATGACCAGAACGAACTTACAGAGCAAACGGGACAGTTCGAGCCGCCAACAGGCTCAAACAAAGCCCAGACAGAGTCTCCAAACCTGGCAGATGAATGTCACAGCAAAGAGTGTTTCAGTGAGGATCAGAGACGTGACGAGAAAGACAAAAATCAACTTGGATCGGACTCCAGCACATCTTTACAtgcaaagacagagacacagttaGCAGATGTGACAGGTGAGCCAGgacagagaaaaaaggagacagaaagaagTGAAATGACAGAAGAGATATTAGCATCAGAAGCTAAAAACGCAGAAGACACACAGAGTAGCGATTGTTCCTGCTCCACCTCTTGCATTTCCCTTACACTTTACAACACAGAGCCTGCTGGCACACATGATGCACCAGAGATCCACAGCACGCCACACACTGATAGATCAGAAAAAACACCTAACACACGTGATGGCGTCAGCCCTCCACATACTCAGGAGAATTTACCTGCACCAGCCAGCCTTGTTCCTGACAAAAAGacctcttcttctccctcttgTAAGGCCTCGGAGAGACTTTCTCACATGGTGGTGCTTAAACACTCATCTCCCAAACCCCCTCGCAAGATGTGTAGGAAGGTAACCACCAATCCTGACCCCAGTCCAGTCTCTGAAACCGAACTTGTCATAGAGCCCGGtctggttccaaacttttgccCTAGCCCTGAACCTGAGATAGCCTTTGAGCCAACAGGTCCCAGTCCAGATCCTACAACAACCCAACCAACCAGTTTTTCTACTGAAACAAACCCTGGGCCTGAACCGACCCCTTCCTGTAACATAGCTTCCAACCTAGACCTTACCTCAGCTCCTGATCCAGCCCCTGATATAATCTTCACCTCTGCTGTTGATCCCACACCTGCTTTACCTCAGGAGCCCCCACCGCCTCAGCTAATCACAGAAAGATCATGTGAGACAAGTATCCAGAGCGTGAAAGAGACCCCATCTACACAGGTGGCTTGTGATGAACAGAGCCAGCCCTCGCCTAGTGAAACCACATGTGCACCCAAGCAATCAGAGCCTCTTGACTCAGTGACCACGTTAGTTTCACACACTGACACGTCCCGCTCCAACACCCCAGATCCTACACACAACTCAGAAGTTGAGctcagtgatgaagatgaaatcAGAGAACCACAAACCAAAAAGGTGGGCTTGAATCAGTCAAAGGGCTGCCAACAAGATAACACACTTAgttctccctcctcttcccaCTGTCTCACCCCTCCTGTACTCAGTCTTTCCCCTCCATGCTTCACTCCCTCGCCCCCCAGTCTCAGCCCTCCCCCATGTCTGACCCCTCCCTCTCACTGCCTCGCACCTCTGCCACTGAACACCGTCAGCCCTGCCACAAGCTTCAGCTCTCCACCCCTGAGTATAAGCCCTACCTCATCCTGCCTCAGCTCACCTCCTTACCTCACCCCTCCAATGCTTAGCCCCAGCCCTCCTCCACTGTGTCTTAGCCCCCCTTCCCCCTGCCTCAGCCCTCCCCTCCTCTGCCTCACTCCGCCGGTGGAGTCAGAGGACCTTGTACCTCAGGAATCTTCAGACATGGAGCCTTTGATAGTGAACAAAGACAGCAAAGAACAGATTAAAGAGTCCTCTCCCCAGCCAGGAACTCCTCTCCTACAGTTGGAGGATATAAAGGAAAAAGATTATATCTCATCGTTGCCTCAGGTTGCAGAGCCCGTCTCTTTTCCAATCACTATCCCGAGCTCCAGCTCACATGTGCCGCCTCTCTCTCAGTCTGAAGACCCAGGGGTATCTGGCCCTCCAAAAGCCGATGAGGCACGGAGCCCTGTGCCCGAGAGCAAAGAGGCCCCTAAGGTACCTGCAGTCATGCCTGAACAGAGCAGTGCTCCTCAGACATCTTGCTCGGTCCCTGCTGTCGAGGTCCTGGCAGAGAGCATGTACGGTGACTTTGAGGCGGCCATGGACCACCTGCGCTACCGCCTAATCGCTACCAGGAACCCCGAGGAGATCCGAGGAGGCGGCTTGCTAAAATACAGCAACTTGTTGGTCAGAGACTACCGACCGGCCAGCGAGACTCAGATAAAGACACTGGAGCGCTACATGTGCTCGCGCTTTTTTATCGACTTCCCTGACGTGCAGGAGCAACAGAGGAAGATCCTGTCCTACTTGAAGAACCACTTTATCGGCGAGGAGAGAAGCAAGTACCAGTACCTGATGACGCTGCGTCGCGTGGTCGACGACAGCACCGTGTGTCTGATGGGCCACGAGAGGCGTCAGACGCTGAACATGATCACAGTGCTGGCCCTGAAGGTTCTCGGAGAGCAGAACATCATCCCCAACACAGACCATGTAACGTGTTTCTACCAGCCCGCTCCATACATGGCTGATCACAGTGCCCCCTACTTAGCAGAACCCAGCTACTGCAGCTACTACATACCCCAAGGAGGATCAACTCTGCTTTACCAACCATACCCCTTGCACCTGCACACACAGACTGGACTagtctaa
- the tent5d gene encoding cell surface glycoprotein 1 isoform X2 — MSETKSNQRFHSLNTEQVEVLHQVLSEVVPIHGRGNFPTLELRPRDIIIAVRARLQKLGITVRDVRLNGSTASHVLVRDNGTSYKDLDIIFGVELPSQEEFQVIKESVLGCLLDCLPAGVNRERISSATMKEAYVQKMVKVFTEHDRWSLISLSNNSGKNLELKFVSTLRRQFEFSVDSFQIILDRLLESYMQQEAPLKNNTVDVMDQPAAHQNKDCPSLLQQATASETEKTSGRDSSSKEGSHVSQTQQRDEVHEKESQTEHTQLSNQTKDSTVEKHNKEKTPVELKEVSGHNEAFNETDSSDQTSPNLLSEKEQSSEKAEPAAQTELRHEPELHDVSRCLTEVEQSEQTKTCDGQQPAHSDDKELSAHNEQSNHPNPPDDQNELTEQTGQFEPPTGSNKAQTESPNLADECHSKECFSEDQRRDEKDKNQLGSDSSTSLHAKTETQLADVTGEPGQRKKETERSEMTEEILASEAKNAEDTQSSDCSCSTSCISLTLYNTEPAGTHDAPEIHSTPHTDRSEKTPNTRDGVSPPHTQENLPAPASLVPDKKTSSSPSCKASERLSHMVVLKHSSPKPPRKMCRKVTTNPDPSPVSETELVIEPGLVPNFCPSPEPEIAFEPTGPSPDPTTTQPTSFSTETNPGPEPTPSCNIASNLDLTSAPDPAPDIIFTSAVDPTPALPQEPPPPQLITERSCETSIQSVKETPSTQVACDEQSQPSPSETTCAPKQSEPLDSVTTLVSHTDTSRSNTPDPTHNSEVELSDEDEIREPQTKKVGLNQSKGCQQDNTLSSPSSSHCLTPPVLSLSPPCFTPSPPSLSPPPCLTPPSHCLAPLPLNTVSPATSFSSPPLSISPTSSCLSSPPYLTPPMLSPSPPPLCLSPPSPCLSPPLLCLTPPVESEDLVPQESSDMEPLIVNKDSKEQIKESSPQPGTPLLQLEDIKEKDYISSLPQVAEPVSFPITIPSSSSHVPPLSQSEDPGVSGPPKADEARSPVPESKEAPKVPAVMPEQSSAPQTSCSVPAVEVLAESMYGDFEAAMDHLRYRLIATRNPEEIRGGGLLKYSNLLVRDYRPASETQIKTLERYMCSRFFIDFPDVQEQQRKILSYLKNHFIGEERSKYQYLMTLRRVVDDSTVCLMGHERRQTLNMITVLALKVLGEQNIIPNTDHVTCFYQPAPYMADHSAPYLAEPSYCSYYIPQGGSTLLYQPYPLHLHTQTGLV, encoded by the exons atgtctgaaactaAATCCAATCAGCGGTTCCACAGCCTGAACACCGAGCAGGTGGAAGTTCTCCATCAGGTTTTGTCAGAGGTGGTTCCAATCCACGGCCGCGGGAACTTCCCCACGTTGGAGTTGCGTCCCCGAGACATCATCATAGCTGTGCGGGCTCGGCTGCAGAAGCTGGGAATCACAGTGAGAGATGTTCGCCTGAACGGCTCCACGGCCAGCCACGTCCTCGTCCGAGACAACGGAACCAGCTACAAGGACCTGGACATCATCTTTGGAGTGGAGCTGCCCAGTCAGGAGGAGTTCCAG GTGATCAAGGAGTCAGTGCTGGGCTGCTTGCTGGACTGCCTACCTGCTGGGGTCAACAGGGAGCGGATCAGCAGCGCCACAATGAAGGAGGCCTATGTCCAGAAAATGGTCAAGGTCTTCACTGAGCACGACCGCTGGAGCCTCATCTCGCTCTCAAACAACAGTGGCAAAAACCTTGAGCTCAAATTTGTGAGCACGCTGAGGCGGCAGTTTGAGTTCAGCGTCGACTCCTTCCAGATCATCCTGGATCGTCTCCTAGAGTCCTACATGCAGCAGGAGGCCCCCCTGAAGAACAATACCGTTGATGTAATGGACCAACCTGCAGCCCATCAAAATAAAGACTGTCCCTCTTTGCTCCAACAGGCCACTGCTTCGGAAACAGAGAAGACCTCTGGTAGAGACTCATCCAGCAAAGAGGGGTCACATGTCAGCCAGACACAACAGAGAGATGAGGTGCATGAAAAGGAGTCCCAGACAGAACACACTCAACTATCAAACCAGACAAAAGACTCCACAgttgaaaaacacaacaaagagaaaacaccCGTGGAGCTGAAAGAAGTGTCCGGACACAATGAAGCCTTCAATGAGACGGACTCCTCAGACCAGACGTCTCCAAACCTTTTGTCAGAAAAGGAACAAAGTTCTGAGAAAGCTGAACCAGCAGCTCAGACTGAACTCCGACACGAGCCGGAGCTCCATGACGTGTCCAGATGTTTGACAGAGGTAGAACAGTCAGAGCAAACCAAGACGTGTGATGGCCAACAACCAGCACATTCAGATGACAAGGAACTCTCTGCCCACAATGAACAGTCCAACCACCCAAACCCCCCCGATGACCAGAACGAACTTACAGAGCAAACGGGACAGTTCGAGCCGCCAACAGGCTCAAACAAAGCCCAGACAGAGTCTCCAAACCTGGCAGATGAATGTCACAGCAAAGAGTGTTTCAGTGAGGATCAGAGACGTGACGAGAAAGACAAAAATCAACTTGGATCGGACTCCAGCACATCTTTACAtgcaaagacagagacacagttaGCAGATGTGACAGGTGAGCCAGgacagagaaaaaaggagacagaaagaagTGAAATGACAGAAGAGATATTAGCATCAGAAGCTAAAAACGCAGAAGACACACAGAGTAGCGATTGTTCCTGCTCCACCTCTTGCATTTCCCTTACACTTTACAACACAGAGCCTGCTGGCACACATGATGCACCAGAGATCCACAGCACGCCACACACTGATAGATCAGAAAAAACACCTAACACACGTGATGGCGTCAGCCCTCCACATACTCAGGAGAATTTACCTGCACCAGCCAGCCTTGTTCCTGACAAAAAGacctcttcttctccctcttgTAAGGCCTCGGAGAGACTTTCTCACATGGTGGTGCTTAAACACTCATCTCCCAAACCCCCTCGCAAGATGTGTAGGAAGGTAACCACCAATCCTGACCCCAGTCCAGTCTCTGAAACCGAACTTGTCATAGAGCCCGGtctggttccaaacttttgccCTAGCCCTGAACCTGAGATAGCCTTTGAGCCAACAGGTCCCAGTCCAGATCCTACAACAACCCAACCAACCAGTTTTTCTACTGAAACAAACCCTGGGCCTGAACCGACCCCTTCCTGTAACATAGCTTCCAACCTAGACCTTACCTCAGCTCCTGATCCAGCCCCTGATATAATCTTCACCTCTGCTGTTGATCCCACACCTGCTTTACCTCAGGAGCCCCCACCGCCTCAGCTAATCACAGAAAGATCATGTGAGACAAGTATCCAGAGCGTGAAAGAGACCCCATCTACACAGGTGGCTTGTGATGAACAGAGCCAGCCCTCGCCTAGTGAAACCACATGTGCACCCAAGCAATCAGAGCCTCTTGACTCAGTGACCACGTTAGTTTCACACACTGACACGTCCCGCTCCAACACCCCAGATCCTACACACAACTCAGAAGTTGAGctcagtgatgaagatgaaatcAGAGAACCACAAACCAAAAAGGTGGGCTTGAATCAGTCAAAGGGCTGCCAACAAGATAACACACTTAgttctccctcctcttcccaCTGTCTCACCCCTCCTGTACTCAGTCTTTCCCCTCCATGCTTCACTCCCTCGCCCCCCAGTCTCAGCCCTCCCCCATGTCTGACCCCTCCCTCTCACTGCCTCGCACCTCTGCCACTGAACACCGTCAGCCCTGCCACAAGCTTCAGCTCTCCACCCCTGAGTATAAGCCCTACCTCATCCTGCCTCAGCTCACCTCCTTACCTCACCCCTCCAATGCTTAGCCCCAGCCCTCCTCCACTGTGTCTTAGCCCCCCTTCCCCCTGCCTCAGCCCTCCCCTCCTCTGCCTCACTCCGCCGGTGGAGTCAGAGGACCTTGTACCTCAGGAATCTTCAGACATGGAGCCTTTGATAGTGAACAAAGACAGCAAAGAACAGATTAAAGAGTCCTCTCCCCAGCCAGGAACTCCTCTCCTACAGTTGGAGGATATAAAGGAAAAAGATTATATCTCATCGTTGCCTCAGGTTGCAGAGCCCGTCTCTTTTCCAATCACTATCCCGAGCTCCAGCTCACATGTGCCGCCTCTCTCTCAGTCTGAAGACCCAGGGGTATCTGGCCCTCCAAAAGCCGATGAGGCACGGAGCCCTGTGCCCGAGAGCAAAGAGGCCCCTAAGGTACCTGCAGTCATGCCTGAACAGAGCAGTGCTCCTCAGACATCTTGCTCGGTCCCTGCTGTCGAGGTCCTGGCAGAGAGCATGTACGGTGACTTTGAGGCGGCCATGGACCACCTGCGCTACCGCCTAATCGCTACCAGGAACCCCGAGGAGATCCGAGGAGGCGGCTTGCTAAAATACAGCAACTTGTTGGTCAGAGACTACCGACCGGCCAGCGAGACTCAGATAAAGACACTGGAGCGCTACATGTGCTCGCGCTTTTTTATCGACTTCCCTGACGTGCAGGAGCAACAGAGGAAGATCCTGTCCTACTTGAAGAACCACTTTATCGGCGAGGAGAGAAGCAAGTACCAGTACCTGATGACGCTGCGTCGCGTGGTCGACGACAGCACCGTGTGTCTGATGGGCCACGAGAGGCGTCAGACGCTGAACATGATCACAGTGCTGGCCCTGAAGGTTCTCGGAGAGCAGAACATCATCCCCAACACAGACCATGTAACGTGTTTCTACCAGCCCGCTCCATACATGGCTGATCACAGTGCCCCCTACTTAGCAGAACCCAGCTACTGCAGCTACTACATACCCCAAGGAGGATCAACTCTGCTTTACCAACCATACCCCTTGCACCTGCACACACAGACTGGACTagtctaa